One bacterium DNA window includes the following coding sequences:
- a CDS encoding response regulator, which translates to MPKTEEKVFLIVDRSGVHQKMLGRLVESVGGRAVSVRDYDEARVTLRNIQPEAIILDIRSDTQEVELFLDSLSSERRTPVPVIAVCNVVDQGLVQTLNKYGVAEILVKPIVIQRLHRAIQNIFHDRRPGQDTDETETSPTILLIEDFTITAKSYASVLERAGYQILLARTAEIAYELVVRHHPDFMLLDVILPGMNGVEFAQLLQSRRLEIPFAAVTVCKDQSKLHELQRLGALKIFHKPVEGEALLGFVNGFFSSQRGRSHEDISYDVLLAIPDQVAGNIVRQALDEVGIRHKLVTDGYQAFAELQLCPAIAVIDIVLGGLDGAEIIRRLR; encoded by the coding sequence ATGCCGAAGACGGAGGAAAAAGTCTTCCTGATCGTAGACCGGAGCGGCGTGCATCAGAAGATGCTCGGTCGGCTGGTGGAAAGCGTCGGCGGACGCGCCGTGTCCGTCCGGGACTACGACGAGGCACGGGTGACTCTGCGAAACATCCAACCGGAAGCCATTATCCTCGACATCCGGTCGGACACCCAAGAGGTCGAACTGTTTCTCGATTCCCTGTCGTCCGAGCGGCGAACCCCCGTGCCGGTCATTGCCGTCTGCAACGTCGTTGACCAAGGACTCGTGCAGACGTTGAACAAATACGGAGTTGCGGAAATCCTGGTGAAGCCGATCGTCATCCAACGGTTGCATCGAGCCATTCAGAACATCTTCCATGACCGGCGCCCGGGACAGGACACGGATGAAACGGAAACGTCACCCACCATTCTCCTCATCGAGGATTTCACCATTACCGCCAAGAGCTACGCGAGCGTGCTCGAACGGGCCGGATATCAGATTCTGCTTGCGCGAACCGCCGAGATCGCTTATGAGCTCGTTGTGCGTCATCATCCCGATTTCATGCTTCTCGATGTGATCCTGCCCGGAATGAACGGCGTGGAATTCGCTCAATTGCTGCAAAGCCGACGTTTGGAGATTCCGTTTGCCGCGGTTACGGTCTGCAAAGACCAAAGCAAGCTTCATGAACTGCAGCGGCTGGGTGCGCTGAAAATTTTCCACAAACCCGTTGAAGGGGAAGCGCTCCTCGGTTTCGTGAACGGTTTCTTTTCGAGTCAGCGAGGCCGTTCGCACGAGGACATTTCCTACGACGTGCTGCTGGCGATCCCCGACCAAGTGGCGGGCAACATCGTCCGTCAGGCGCTGGACGAGGTCGGGATTCGCCACAAGCTGGTGACGGACGGTTACCAAGCCTTCGCCGAGCTTCAACTGTGCCCGGCGATTGCCGTGATTGATATCGTGCTCGGCGGTTTGGACGGAGCCGAGATCATTCGCCGCCTCCGCG